The Bacteroidales bacterium genome includes a region encoding these proteins:
- a CDS encoding M28 family peptidase encodes MKTHIISILFLLVPIVVFGQDKTALHYASLIDSSNMKVTLARLASDEFEGRGTGEKGGELTVSYISEYLKDKKIPAGNNGSYIQNIGAKVREKGNKCFFLDNFDYQEDYSYENMIMHDTIISSDHLLFVGYGVYSATYNDFESVDISGKVIMMLNDQPVNKFGLNYAIHPKSEDYLTAKRPKVIIRVRQDFRTYSSHSYKQILFRDEKESIPELFVNERLANKILEPTGKTVKQIAYEVEKTGAPPSVKIDKTVIFNGNNRYLDAKANNVIGFIEGSDLKDEYVVISAHHDHDGKPYNTVYNGADDNASGVSSVLEIASVLAKAKKEGKGPRRSVIILFPAAEEKGLYGSQYYAEHPLYPLEKTIACVNIDMVGRVSYDYETRDNNYVYLVNHKTMSGNLTGLVEEINKNSLRLTLDYTYTSPGDIQRYFSRSDQYNFAQKGVPSIMFTSGEHKDYHKPTDDYELIDFNGAWKRTRLAFLLIWELANADKERFEAKKRAVIQDEILIESY; translated from the coding sequence ATGAAAACACACATTATTTCCATATTATTTCTTCTTGTTCCCATAGTTGTTTTTGGTCAGGATAAAACAGCCTTGCACTATGCCTCACTGATCGATTCATCCAACATGAAAGTTACCTTGGCCAGACTTGCTTCCGATGAATTTGAAGGGCGTGGGACCGGAGAAAAAGGCGGTGAACTGACCGTCAGTTATATTTCAGAATACCTGAAAGACAAAAAGATTCCTGCCGGAAATAACGGATCTTATATACAGAACATAGGAGCAAAAGTCCGGGAAAAGGGGAATAAATGCTTTTTTTTGGATAACTTTGACTATCAGGAAGATTATTCTTATGAGAATATGATAATGCATGATACTATCATCAGTTCCGATCATCTGTTATTTGTCGGATACGGGGTCTACTCTGCTACCTACAATGATTTCGAAAGCGTTGATATTAGCGGAAAGGTGATCATGATGCTGAACGACCAACCGGTAAACAAATTCGGGTTGAACTATGCCATTCATCCGAAGTCGGAAGATTACCTTACTGCAAAGCGTCCTAAGGTGATCATACGTGTCAGACAGGATTTCCGCACCTATTCCAGCCATTCGTACAAACAAATTCTATTTCGCGATGAAAAAGAAAGCATCCCTGAATTATTCGTCAATGAAAGATTAGCGAATAAAATCCTGGAACCTACAGGAAAAACGGTAAAGCAGATCGCTTATGAAGTTGAAAAAACAGGTGCACCGCCATCGGTAAAAATAGACAAGACTGTTATATTTAACGGAAACAATAGATACCTGGATGCGAAAGCAAATAATGTCATAGGATTCATCGAAGGAAGTGATCTGAAAGATGAATACGTGGTCATTTCCGCACACCATGATCATGATGGGAAACCTTATAATACGGTATATAATGGTGCTGACGACAATGCTTCCGGTGTATCGTCCGTACTGGAAATAGCTTCCGTTTTAGCCAAAGCCAAAAAAGAAGGAAAAGGCCCCCGGCGTTCTGTTATTATCCTTTTTCCCGCTGCCGAAGAAAAAGGGCTGTACGGATCCCAATATTATGCGGAACATCCTTTATATCCGCTTGAAAAAACAATAGCCTGCGTAAATATCGATATGGTAGGGAGAGTATCGTATGACTACGAAACCAGAGACAATAATTATGTATATCTGGTGAACCACAAAACAATGAGTGGAAACCTGACCGGATTGGTAGAAGAGATCAATAAGAATTCATTAAGATTAACCCTGGACTATACATACACTTCCCCAGGTGACATCCAACGTTATTTCAGTCGTTCCGACCAATATAATTTCGCACAAAAAGGAGTCCCCTCTATCATGTTTACAAGCGGTGAACATAAAGATTACCACAAGCCGACTGATGATTATGAGCTGATCGATTTTAACGGAGCATGGAAAAGGACCAGGCTGGCATTTCTCCTTATCTGGGAATTAGCCAATGCTGACAAAGAACGTTTTGAGGCTAAAAAACGTGCAGTGATTCAAGATGAGATACTCATAGAAAGTTATTAA